ACTAATGCTCAACTGGCAACTATCATTGGGCGTTTTTATGCAATGGACAGAGATAAACGATGGGAACGTGTAAAAGAAGCCTACGATGTAATGGTTAATGCTGTTGGAGAGAAATTCAATTCAGGGGTTGAGGCTGTTTCAAAATCATATGAAAACGATCTTACTGACGAATTCATAAAGCCGGTTGTACTAACTAATGAAAATGGTGAAGCAAGAGGGACTATCGAAGAAGGTGATGTTGTTTTTATGTTTAACTACAGAACAGACCGTGGTAGAGAGATATCTCAGGTATTATCGCAGGAGGATTTCCACGAATATAACATGCATAAATTAGATTTGCATTTTATTACGATGACTAATTACGATGAGTCGTTTAAAAATGTAAATGTTCTTTACGACAAAGAAAACGTAAAAGAAACTTTGGGAGAAATAATCTCAGACCTGAATAAGAAACAAATAAGAATTGCTGAAACAGAAAAATACGCTCACGTAACTTTCTTTTTCAACGGAGGCCGTGAAGAGCCATTCAAAAACGAAGAGAGAATACTTATTAACTCTCCTAAAGTTGCCACATACGATTTAAAACCGGAAATGAGTGCTTTGGAAGTTACAGCTGCACTTTTACCGGAATTAGACAAGCAGGAAGCTGAATTAGTAGTTCTAAACTATGCAAACTCTGATATGGTTGGTCACACAGGAATTTTCAACGCTGCTATGCAAGCTGTTGAAACAGTTGACAAGCAGGTTGAAACAGTTGTTAAATCAGCTCTTAAAAATGACTATACAACTCTTATTCTTGCTGATCACGGAAATTCTGATTTCATGATCAACAAAGATGGGTCTCCAAATACGGCACACACTACAAATCCGGTACCTTTTATCATTATTGATAATGAGTTTAAAGGAGAAATAAAAGATGGAATTTTAGCCGATGTTGCTCCTACTATTTTAGACCTTATGGGAGTTGAAAAACCGAAATCTATGGAAAGAGAGTCTTTAATTGTAAAATAATACCAATTACGTTTCAGAATGACATGTTAAAATCAAAGTATTTTTGATTTTAACGATTTACAAAAATCGTTGCATCTAGGCTAAGCCTAGACGGAACTATTTTTTACAGAAGATAAAATTGAAAAGACAAAGGTTTTATATGTCATTTTGATGTGTAGTTGGTATTAGACTTTTAAATTTACCTGAGTTCGATGAGAGAATTAAAAACAATTATGAATAATCTCTCATCGAA
The DNA window shown above is from Bacteroidota bacterium and carries:
- the gpmI gene encoding 2,3-bisphosphoglycerate-independent phosphoglycerate mutase, coding for MSKKVILMILDGWGIADVKESSAICRANTGFIDSLYKNYPNSTLGTSGMQVGLPDGQMGNSEVGHMNLGAGRIVYQDLVKINLAVEDKSINKEKVLVEAFEYAKANNKKVHFTGLLSNGGVHSHIEHLKGLLNAAEEAGVKDVFVHAFMDGRDVDPKSGKGFVENIENFMSGTNAQLATIIGRFYAMDRDKRWERVKEAYDVMVNAVGEKFNSGVEAVSKSYENDLTDEFIKPVVLTNENGEARGTIEEGDVVFMFNYRTDRGREISQVLSQEDFHEYNMHKLDLHFITMTNYDESFKNVNVLYDKENVKETLGEIISDLNKKQIRIAETEKYAHVTFFFNGGREEPFKNEERILINSPKVATYDLKPEMSALEVTAALLPELDKQEAELVVLNYANSDMVGHTGIFNAAMQAVETVDKQVETVVKSALKNDYTTLILADHGNSDFMINKDGSPNTAHTTNPVPFIIIDNEFKGEIKDGILADVAPTILDLMGVEKPKSMERESLIVK